TAACCTGTGGACTTTTGCAGAATAAAGAAAACTGGAAAGTCCTCTGCGAGTGTCTCGCGGAGTCGTGCATGGATTGCCCGAATAATCAACGTTACTGCTCTACTCTGATCCCCATTGTAAGTTCTTCTTCCTACACAGTAAGTATaggtaatgtatttatttagtagTCTCCATAAGcatttgaaaaattaaaatgaaaaatattttattcagtagCTTAAAAAACTAATTACAGTATCTGCACTGGTGCCTTTTTTAAGTGAGAATACACTTGTGCTAAGAGAACACCGCTCTTTTTTGCAAACGGACTTTGTGTTTTACAGTGCATACAGCGAAGGGCCGAGATGAATAATGAAATTCTTAAGCTACTTTACTGTTTGATGTTGAACAATACAAGCAATATCAATTTGTTTGTTGAATGTAACGGCACATCTATGTTTACCAAGTAAGTAAATCcctactaaaattataaatgcataaggaactctgtctgtctgataCCAAATTTAATACTTAAGCCCACTACACcccaataatattaataatagatTATCGACGTAAAATCATAAAATGGGTATGCGGCTAACGCTGCGTTAATCGCATAAAACAACCGCGCGCTTAAGAGCTAGTCTTTACCAAATACATgcctattataatttatttttagagaCACAATTCATGATAGCTCGAGAATGGAACTGTTGTCCGTAGTAGTGGAGAATTCGTCCGCGGCAAATTTATTAAAACGCGACTCAGATTTGCTGAAGTCCCTTATTACAGTCGGGGAAGATTACAAAGTCAACTGTCAAGGATCTTGGAAGGTAATACAGTTAAATTATCGTGACCTGCCTATGTATTTCTGCCTGTATGACTCGATGGATTTCACTAGATAGAGTTTACATTTCAGATGGTAGAATGGGCGTCAGTGATTTTGTTCCATTTAGCATCGCATATTGAAGGTAGTtgttaaattatttgaatatacctacctaggtagTTGTAACGCCGGTGCCACACTAACGGAAAACGTTTCCCGTTAGTGTGGCCCCGGTATAAGAATCATAAAACATAACGTTGTAAATTTTCAAGACTACTACTTACTGCTAGTaaactacgtatttgaaatatatattttttattcaggtGTAGACGATTCAATAGGAACAACTATAAACAGATCGCCCCTTGACCTCGAGATGAATATATCTGAAACAAGTTTAAATGATCTCTCGGTGTCATTTTTATTGAAACCAAACTGGGAAAAACTTCAATCCAGCAATTTATTGAAAAATGCCACAactcagaataaaataaacgaacatGAATCGAAATGCTCTACGACCGCTACAAAAGGTTTTTCTTATAAGGGTTTTAGCGACGAGCATAATATGACTTGTCTTTCGAGCACAATAGAGTTCGCACCCAAATTTGTATCGACTCCAAAAAAAGGGATTACATCAATACGTGGAGTGCAAGTGATTGAATTGAGTAAAAAACTAATAAACAGGACAGAGCAAAAAAGTAATGTAGTTACACAACGGAAGCCCTGTAGAAATAATTCAGTTTCACTTATAAAGAAAACGTTATCAACGAGTGCTCGTTTGTTAAGCACTGTGAACAATTCCTGCGTATCAATGTATCATACGATCGGAACTATTTTCTGTCGGATGCTAGCAGATACAAAATCCAGTAATTTAAAGCAAAAGTTCAAAATTGACGAGGAAACGACGAATAAGTTTACTAAATATTTGAAACAGAGAGTTTCACACCCTGATACAAGAACCAGTGATCATTTAAAGGTTCAAAAACAAGACAAACGAAAATTAGCTATTAAACGAAAATTCCTAAAGAGCATAGTAAAGAAACTTAAAACAGGAATGCATTTTTATGGTTGTAATTTTAAGGTGAGGATCTGCTGAAATCTTACTCTTTCAACCAAGTTTTGAAAGCAACATTAATAGGTTTTATTTTGGGGGTTCttatgtgtttttatattttcgtCAATTTCAGAAGATAGCTCAAGCCATGTGGTTTCACGAAAAGGAAATGACGCCCAAGGTGctgtatattatttatagaaAGTATATACTCAAATGAACGTTTGTTAACCAAGTTACTTTTTTCAAAAGGtacctaccagtggcggcgcgtccataaaagccgactcccaccggcttgcctgtttttggacgtttgagcaaaGTTGTAAAGGatatatgtaagccaaattagcccggcttgcctatggatatgtttgacgcgccgccactgaaaggtaccgtaaaatggggtgagtcggtgcaaaactgacattcaaacctcgataacattttatttttacatatgcaaactgaatggtgtacttATATTAAGTGTTccagacgtttgtattttagtttttattttattttgggtagttccatttcataactttgacgataaacaggaaatcccaccttaccccgtagtccctcgtaattgggttgagatgggatttcatacaaaggtgattttggaagattgttggatcgatttttttttattaagtatgagtattactatagcgccattttaaattggaatacattatttttgtagcagtagccttaaaattccatctcttCCATCCCATTTTCATTCCtgctctccccattcataacccaactctccccgcgaaccctactcaccccattttacggtaggtaattttataaccGATCTTAACAAAGGGGATATGTTAATATCAATAAGGCCGTATTGAACTACTGAATTAGGGCAACTTTGTGTGTATGTTACCTTAGAATTCCGTCATTTCTGAAatgatttgaaaaatatatttttgtttaatgtaTACAGGCACATTGAACTATTTTATTACtacgtatagaaccggcacagagaaccagtattttgcgccatgagtaGTTGTCAGCCGCTGTCTGGATCTGAAACTatcaagatttgaggagttgGACCTCATGGAACCCATCATCACAATTAGATCATAATACAAATGTTTCTTCAAACTTACTTGCTTAAAACATAACGAAGAGAACAAATCGCCAAAACATGCGTTGTTAAAGAGTTCCCTCcggttccacttcatcaaatggcaCTGTTTTGGATGAAAATGCTTGGTTTATTGatgaaaatgttaaactcgctacatatacctacatatgccTATAAGATTTGAGGAATTCCCTAGATTTCTCACGGATCCCATCTTCAGAGCTGGGGTTTGACAAGAACGGGACCCACTTGGGACTATAAgtacaaatttaaacaaaaaaatatttttccatgtCGGTTCAAAAATTACGGAGTTATAAGAtacaaaaaaatcataataaatacggCCGAAtggataacctcctccttttttgaagtcggttaaaaataaactgaCACACTTAAGTGATTTACaatttttcaaaacataatgGTCAATCTGGCGGTCTGGAGGCGATTTTAAttcgaaaaaaaattggtaagtctGAACAAAGTTCAAGTTAATTTTGGTTGAACCAGCACTTGTGCTGGCTGCATTGATCTGCAGTTTAGCATCTTTaggaaaacaataaaatgtatgttgaagtataaataataaatatttaataaatacttaattagtACAACATTGTCTTTGTCCCGTACTCTTCCTAATCCAGCTTTTCGTCGTTTCACGTCACGTTACAGTTTACTGTACACGGATTGATGACACACCATGTCCCTCGTTATGTCGCTAATGGTTGGCGTGCCTGTAACAAATATTCAGTGCTGTCGGCACTATTAATTAACTAAGTTATAaagcaaaattataatatttaagaaaaaatcACGACAGATCACGTCGGGGGAGGTTAAGGAGTCCTCATGTGTATTTTTGTACAGTGacgaaactaagaaaaaatacctaccacatAAGTAGTTACTTTTTCTCGAAACAGAAAACATAAATCTTCACTCCGCACTTCAAAACAGCGAGtctattttacgaaattttggAGCATATCTTAAAATTAggtagaatgaaaaaaaaaaaaaaaaaaatacacgtgtGGTTAAGTGGGGGAAGGGGGGTAGTTAAAaacctcaccaaatatcaccaagggggagagggggtcaaaaagtagccgaaaacacctggagtgatttgtgcacaaacccttatctccgaaactactgggtctaaaattttgaaaaatatacacaaaatagttctttatctaTACATGACTggaaaacctattacaaatgtgcagttaagcgtgagtcggacttaatgtacctacggtacccttggaacgcgagtccgactcgcacctagCCAGTTTTATAAATGCGGCTGCATCCATATCGTACTTCTCTGTCGATAAATTCTAAAAATACCTAACACATACCTGCAATTTGTACTGCAAATTGGAGTTCTGATCTTAGTATTTGCAGCATCTTTTGAACTCCGGCTTGGCCGCCTACAGTCAGCCCCCACAGCGCCGGCCGCCCCACGAACACCTACACAAAAAGTTTTTTCTTCTAATCTTACATAttcatatacctatattttattaggTTTTCTATAGGCCGTGGCACaccgtatttatttatttatttataagtttgactttttaaacTATGTATATCGTACTACCACTATACATTTTCTATGCAAGAGACAAATGAGCGTTGCATTAACTATTTCCTAAagctatattttctttttttattataaatttcttcatagtttaaaaaaacagACTAGGTATACCTAGTTTATAATTTGCGGAACACGATAAACCATCATTTTAGCGTTTAAATACTTACCATTTATTCAAAACTTTGACACTACGGTGTAGTACAGTACAGTCAGTGTTTAGACAGtcctaaaatatgtatacactaccTTAATATACCATTTGGGTAATGAGgtcgtgtatacatattttgggcacattgtccgtttggatatttttagacgtgactgtacagtcagcagcaaaaatgACTACGTAAAATTAGTTAGGCGAGATGTTGCAAATGATTTGAGcacaactttattgttaaggaaGCAAAACGTACCTATCAGATCATTTTGACCACCTCACATAAAGCGACTGATGCAATCACCTCAATGAAAATAAGACAATTAGACGTACCATTCGTGCACCGAGAGCCAAAGCCTTGTATGCGTCAGTTCCAGTAGTAACGCCACCATCCAAGTAAACTTCGACGTCGTAACTCTTCACAGCTTCTATTATCTCTGGCAATACTTCAATctacaaatacattttttaaataaaaatctcatattCACATGGCATTTCGGTGTAAAacagtcattataaaaatgacattataaattggtttattagggttcgatatgaggatattagctATAATTTGaggtttattttacaaaaaaatattgaacggtattgtatctggagaagcccaaacttggtatgttttgaaaattatttttattataattaaaacaaatttactgaaatgtaatgatgtgatatatttttagaattggctcagaaagccctttcgtttaataccacacacgataggtttctaaacaatatttttttaaattccatacaaaaaaaaagatgacgtcataactcctctcgtttttttttatttgttggtgcttcgggtcaaattgtttcaaatgtcctaaagatcaatcgtaccgattttcatagctttaacaccatttgcagcattttactggttttcgcggtgtaccgccatcGCTAATTGTACTTGCCcacatttcttttttttagggttccgtagccaaacggcaaaaaacggaacccttatagattcgtcatgtctgtctgtctgtctgtctgtctgtctgtctgtccgtccgtatgtcacagccacttttttccgaaactataagaactatactgttgaaacttggtaaatagatgtattctgtgaactgcattaagattttcacacaaaaatagaaaaaaaaacaataaattttgggggttccccatacttagaactgaaactaaaaaaaatgtttttatcaaacccatacgtgtggggtatctatggataggtcttcaaaaatgatattgaggtttctaatataatttttttctaaactgaatagtttgcgcgagagacacatccaaagtggtaaaatgtgtgtccccccccccctgtaacttctaaaataagagaatgataaaactaaaaaaaatatatgatgtacattaccatgcaaacttccaccgaaaattagtttgaacaagatctagtaagtagtagttttttaatacgtcataaatcgcctaaatacggaacccttcatgggcgagtccgactcgcacttggccgctttttttatttttactacttaattgTCTTCAGTGCTTCAGTCACATCTCGCGGATTACAGTGCATGCGCGAGTGGATCAGCACAGTTCAAACCATGTTCAAACCAGGGgggtgcattacattttttataattattttttatatattatagtttgatatatcgttatttcgaataacgtaatgaatggcatactaccgtaatacctaattaacggtacacataatgttattattggtataatggtcataaggtacctatatttacattacacttcgtctaatatatgtacattgccataattattacatactctaaagcatattatttgttataacaagtgatatcgcataattatttgtgtggcataatagttgcatgacataaatgggttaggttaggttggaactgcgactccgcacaaacgaataactaagtacctagcaaaaggagggttaggttacgttagaactttgaccctccgtagaatgaaatagctagcaaaaaagtggtttaggttaggttggaactGCGACTCCACACTACCTAtcaaaaggagggttaggttagaactttgaccctccgtagaatgaaatacctagcaaaaaagtggtttaggttaggtttgaactgcggcccCCGCAGAATCGAAAACCAtgaaaaaattggttaggttaggttagaactgcgacccccctataataaaatatgcagcaaaagaagtaatatgtaaatttttatgttattattaaatgaaatatgacaaaacaaattatacaatatatgtatttatacttgataaaattgtataaaatattacgttatacaaaaatataatataacaaatgtcattatagcacatgtgtatatattatttaaaaattatattacaataggcattatatcaatgacagtttagatgaAATCAGTGTTCAAACCATTGTTTATAGAGGGTAGTTTAAGGTAGGTAGTCTACACATTGCGCAAGTATCTCAAATGCGCGAGCTACATGGTCCGTGTGCAAatattttgagaattcgttAGAAGCAGTCATTTTTGGACCGAACACGACAGTGGCCCCATTCACACGGcagcttttttaacgcgcgttaaaaaagcgtttgaatgacacaaatggatacatgtgtatacaggatggattttctttttgggtcagtgagggcagctaccagatcccgtgctgctacgagaaaacggtctaagaagaccttccctcgatatcaagttaatgaagattggcttttacagattttggaaaaaacatacagggtgcgagaaaaaggtaatttttgacaaactttttttttgatgccaatcgatcccattcctattaaggatcaaaagcttgtatagaACCAAAAAAATTCCgtctagaaaagccacaaatcgaggaaaacttttcccatacaatttgtatgaaaatgaaaacttttatttttcacatgctgtttttgtttgccaatcgattccattcctatccagtatcaatagtttcctaggggtcaccttacggtaatgtactaaaaagccacaaattaataaaaactttatccatacatttactatggggaaaatgtgaaatgttattctcaattttctatctcgcccatcagtcctacagcaatgtcttcatacagtattatggtccttaaatgtaacaggactgattggccagatagaaaaatgtgaaataatttcacgttttctccatagtaaatgtatggaaaaagttttctttaatttgtggctttttagtacattaccgtaagttgaccccaaagaaactattgatactggataggaatggaatcgattggcatacaaaaatagcatgtgaaaaataaaagttttcattttcatacaaattgtatgggaaaagttttcctcgatttgtggcttttctagccggaaatttttttttggttccatacaagcttttgatccttaataggaatgggatcgattggcataaaaaaaaaagtttgtcaataaTGACccttttctcgcaccctgtatgttttttccaaaatctgtaaaagccaatcttcattaatttgaaatcgagggaaggtcttcttagaccgttttcgtagcagcacgggatctggtagctgccctcactgacccaaaaagaaaatccaccctgtatattcacacgacagcggtggcgctttttatcaagcgttgttcGATTTTCGACTTGGTCGTTAAACCGAATTTAGAGTGCGGatagattcaagcgctttttaaacgcgcgttgaaaaagctgccgtgcaAATGGGGGCTAAAGGTTAATAATTAAATGGAGATGTAGCACAGCGTCGAGTAAAGGCACGTTCAATCGcggattcacgcacatagtctggagggggcttaatagTCAATGTGTCGCATACACAGTTTGACGGGTGTCTCCGTTGCCTGTTCACCCCTCGGACATGGCTCAGAATTGA
This genomic window from Cydia amplana chromosome Z, ilCydAmpl1.1, whole genome shotgun sequence contains:
- the LOC134660669 gene encoding uncharacterized protein LOC134660669; translation: MTRDEIFTWNAVYESAHVILSQGMNVVSARVLVFLRSSLHAAASGPARECTARARELLRCSGCLQDMLEMFRSTKTMNKENWKVLCECLAESCMDCPNNQRYCSTLIPICIQRRAEMNNEILKLLYCLMLNNTSNINLFVECNGTSMFTKDTIHDSSRMELLSVVVENSSAANLLKRDSDLLKSLITVGEDYKVNCQGSWKMVEWASVILFHLASHIEGVDDSIGTTINRSPLDLEMNISETSLNDLSVSFLLKPNWEKLQSSNLLKNATTQNKINEHESKCSTTATKGFSYKGFSDEHNMTCLSSTIEFAPKFVSTPKKGITSIRGVQVIELSKKLINRTEQKSNVVTQRKPCRNNSVSLIKKTLSTSARLLSTVNNSCVSMYHTIGTIFCRMLADTKSSNLKQKFKIDEETTNKFTKYLKQRVSHPDTRTSDHLKVQKQDKRKLAIKRKFLKSIVKKLKTGMHFYGCNFKKIAQAMWFHEKEMTPKVLYIIYRKYILK